A portion of the Clostridium gelidum genome contains these proteins:
- the ruvX gene encoding Holliday junction resolvase RuvX gives MRILGLDVGSKTIGVAISDPLGFTAQGLTTIRRTKKEQDIQEIKKFCDEYDVKVIVIGLPKNMNGTIGPSGEITMAFGKLIEEELKVEIKFWDERLTTVAAHKAMIEADLSRSKRKKIVDKVASTYILQGYLDLISR, from the coding sequence ATAAGAATATTAGGATTAGATGTAGGTTCAAAGACTATCGGAGTTGCAATAAGTGATCCATTAGGGTTCACAGCTCAAGGTTTGACTACAATAAGAAGAACTAAAAAAGAACAAGATATACAAGAAATAAAGAAGTTTTGTGATGAATATGATGTAAAAGTTATAGTAATTGGACTTCCAAAGAATATGAATGGAACAATAGGACCATCTGGAGAAATTACAATGGCTTTTGGTAAGCTCATTGAAGAAGAACTTAAAGTTGAAATAAAATTTTGGGATGAACGTTTAACTACTGTTGCAGCTCATAAAGCAATGATTGAAGCAGATTTGTCAAGAAGTAAAAGGAAAAAGATAGTAGATAAAGTAGCATCAACTTATATACTGCAAGGTTATTTAGATTTGATTTCAAGATAA